In the Pseudonocardia cypriaca genome, one interval contains:
- a CDS encoding mandelate racemase/muconate lactonizing enzyme family protein: protein MSRIRSVEVFPVAVPFAKDFVLGSGAVGTSERAGHVVFVKITTEDGVVGWGEQRALPSWSYETAETIAVVIKRYLEPLLLELTPFDVELFHRRANRVLSPSVSNGFPFARAAVDLALHDAAGRASGLPVHALLGGRVREEIPLCSAIGVDGPAAVRERVQQSADYGAYKVKIAGDPDADAAAVLAVAEVAAGKPLWLDANQSYRPSALRQLLGRIGDVPGLHCVEQPVPSTDLLGLRRLRGMIDLPVAVDEGSFTAADLARIVHLEAADLVVVKIAKSGGIRNARGTAQVALANGLELLASGLTDCGIGFAAALHLFSQLDLALPAELNGPELLADLYVDGLRITKAVATVPDAPGLGVEVDEERIRAEAQDLFT, encoded by the coding sequence ATGTCGCGCATCAGATCCGTCGAGGTCTTCCCCGTCGCCGTCCCGTTCGCGAAGGACTTCGTGCTCGGCAGCGGGGCCGTCGGCACCTCGGAGCGCGCCGGCCACGTCGTCTTCGTGAAGATCACCACCGAGGACGGGGTCGTCGGCTGGGGCGAGCAGCGCGCGCTGCCCAGCTGGAGCTACGAGACCGCCGAGACCATCGCCGTGGTGATCAAGCGGTACCTCGAACCGTTGCTGCTGGAGCTCACCCCGTTCGACGTGGAGTTGTTCCACCGCCGCGCCAACCGGGTGCTCAGCCCGTCGGTGTCCAACGGCTTCCCCTTCGCGCGGGCCGCCGTGGACCTCGCCCTGCACGACGCCGCCGGCCGGGCATCCGGCCTGCCGGTGCACGCGCTGCTGGGCGGGCGGGTCCGCGAGGAGATCCCGCTCTGCTCGGCGATCGGGGTGGACGGTCCGGCCGCCGTTCGCGAGCGGGTGCAGCAGTCCGCGGACTACGGCGCGTACAAGGTCAAGATCGCGGGCGACCCGGACGCCGACGCCGCCGCGGTCCTCGCCGTGGCCGAGGTGGCCGCCGGCAAGCCGCTGTGGCTGGACGCCAACCAGTCCTACCGGCCGAGCGCGCTGAGGCAGCTGCTCGGACGGATCGGCGACGTGCCCGGTCTGCACTGCGTCGAGCAGCCCGTGCCCAGCACCGACCTGCTCGGCCTGCGGCGCCTGCGCGGGATGATCGACCTCCCGGTGGCGGTCGACGAGGGCAGCTTCACCGCAGCCGATCTCGCGCGGATCGTGCACCTGGAGGCCGCCGACCTGGTCGTCGTCAAGATCGCCAAGTCGGGTGGCATCCGCAACGCGCGGGGGACGGCCCAGGTGGCGCTCGCCAACGGCCTGGAACTGCTGGCCAGCGGCCTGACCGACTGCGGGATCGGGTTCGCCGCCGCGCTGCACCTGTTCAGCCAGCTCGACCTCGCGCTCCCCGCTGAGCTCAACGGCCCCGAGCTGCTCGCGGACCTCTACGTCGACGGGCTGCGGATCACCAAGGCCGTGGCAACCGTGCCGGATGCGCCCGGCCTCGGCGTCGAGGTCGACGAGGAACGCATCCGTGCCGAAGCACAGGACCTGTTCACCTGA
- a CDS encoding hydroxyacid dehydrogenase — translation MPRLAVAMTPARFADVCDAATRELLEERFDVTWAGEQLELVAGADVVLTSWGTPHLDATLCPPVVAHAAGSVKRLVDPVVFDRGVAVFSAAGRIAWSVGEYCLAAILTLARQLPRFDTAMRAGEWKPGYLRGHEIRGRSVGLLGASSTARALITLLKPFGCDIVVYDPFLDANRAAALGVRTASLDEALACPIVSVHVPNVPETVGIVSRKLIEALPDGAVFVNSSRGPAVVQEALLEHVLDGRIAAALDVYDVEPPTLAPGHLAAPNLLLTPHIAGDTTEGHLALTGYVLADVLAYLERGERGPSFVDPASWEIAA, via the coding sequence GTGCCCCGACTCGCCGTCGCCATGACCCCCGCGCGCTTCGCCGACGTGTGTGATGCCGCCACCCGCGAGCTCCTCGAGGAGCGCTTCGACGTGACGTGGGCCGGCGAGCAGCTGGAGCTCGTCGCCGGTGCCGACGTGGTGCTCACGAGCTGGGGTACGCCCCACCTGGACGCCACGCTGTGCCCGCCGGTCGTCGCCCACGCCGCGGGCTCGGTGAAGCGGCTCGTCGACCCGGTGGTGTTCGACAGGGGCGTCGCGGTCTTCTCGGCGGCCGGCCGGATCGCCTGGTCCGTCGGCGAGTACTGCCTGGCCGCCATCCTGACGCTCGCCCGGCAGCTCCCCCGCTTCGACACGGCGATGCGCGCCGGCGAGTGGAAGCCCGGGTACCTGCGCGGCCACGAGATCCGCGGCCGGTCGGTCGGGCTGCTCGGCGCGAGCTCGACGGCAAGGGCGCTGATCACGCTGCTGAAGCCGTTCGGCTGCGACATCGTCGTCTACGACCCCTTCCTCGACGCGAACCGGGCGGCGGCGCTCGGCGTGCGCACCGCCTCCCTCGACGAGGCGCTCGCCTGCCCGATCGTCTCGGTGCACGTGCCGAACGTGCCCGAGACGGTCGGCATCGTGAGCCGGAAGCTGATCGAGGCGCTCCCCGACGGCGCGGTCTTCGTCAACTCCTCCCGCGGCCCGGCCGTCGTCCAGGAAGCGCTGCTCGAGCACGTGCTGGACGGACGGATCGCCGCCGCACTCGACGTCTACGACGTCGAACCGCCGACGCTCGCCCCCGGGCACCTCGCCGCACCGAACCTCCTGCTGACCCCGCACATCGCGGGCGACACCACCGAGGGCCACCTCGCGCTCACCGGATACGTGCTGGCGGACGTGCTCGCCTACCTCGAACGGGGCGAGCGCGGGCCGAGCTTCGTCGACCCGGCGTCGTGGGAGATCGCGGCCTGA